AGCGGGGTTGACCACCTTGACGAAGGCCACTGCGGTCCGGAACGGATTCGGCTGATGCAACGGCATGCCGTCGAACTCGCCCTGCATTTCGGTCATCGAAGGTGCGTCGAGCGTCTTGAAGAGTTTCGACGAGGGCGCCGGTCGGCATCGACTTCAGGTCGGCGGTGACCGTGTTCGTCATGCGGGTAGTGCACTCGCGCCGTCGGAAGGCCGGCTACGCGCGGCCGGCTACGCCGGGCGGCGATAGCCGAATCGGATATCGGGCGTATTCGCGACGAAAACCGTTCCATCCAAAGCGATCCGGGTGTCGTAGACCGGGATGGCGACCTCCGGTGCATCCAGGCAACGACCGTCGGACAAGCTGAATGCCTGCTTACGCAGGGGTGACTGGATCACCGGGAAGCCACCGCGATCGCCGACGATGCCCCGCGAGAGCACCGCGGCGCGGCCGATCGGGTCGATGTTGCCGACCGCGCGCAGGCTGTCGTCGGCCAGCCGGAACAGGGCCACCTGCCCGCCGTCCGGCAGTAGCACCGCGACGCCGCGCAACGGCTGGAGCCGGCTCAGCGGGCAGGCGGCCGTCCAGTCTCGGGTCCAGCGGTGCAGGTCGAAGGCCGAGCGGCGGATGGCGGGCTCGATGCGGACCTCGGGTGTCATGCGATCTTCTCCTCGGAGTCGTCGGCGGGGCGCACCGTCGGGGTGCCGATCAGCAGCGGCACCTTGCGTCCGTTGCGGGTTTCGAAGGCCACGGTCGGGTCGGGTGCGCCGGGCGCGTTGACGAACGAGACGAACCGGGCCAGCTTGTCCGGGTCGTCGAGCACGCCCTTCCACTCGCAGGAATAGCCGGTGACGTGGCGGGCCATGTCGGCTTCGAAATCGTC
Above is a genomic segment from Skermania piniformis containing:
- the nirD gene encoding nitrite reductase small subunit NirD, encoding MTPEVRIEPAIRRSAFDLHRWTRDWTAACPLSRLQPLRGVAVLLPDGGQVALFRLADDSLRAVGNIDPIGRAAVLSRGIVGDRGGFPVIQSPLRKQAFSLSDGRCLDAPEVAIPVYDTRIALDGTVFVANTPDIRFGYRRPA